In Cyanobacteriota bacterium, one DNA window encodes the following:
- the cdaA gene encoding diadenylate cyclase CdaA translates to MASLIIQLAFITWLIYQVYMRFQGTQAERVLRGLVLIIPVILLCYALKLQIITRLLEIFSPTILIGLIVIFAPEFRRVLMQLGGNLSLVDYLHIAESKKSINDACDEIIQSLANLQKNKIGALIAIEKANVDRYYINPGKSLNATLSQELLLTILNPKSPLHDGAVILKGFTVIAAGVILPMTENPKLDWQYGTRHRAAIGFSEITDSLILVVSEETGEISSAQEGRLTSYANPELLRNRIQTFYSELLKTEKKSSKVGQYINDFFASIKAIKQGKDEDKSEISEEIE, encoded by the coding sequence ATGGCAAGCTTGATCATCCAACTTGCATTTATCACTTGGTTAATTTATCAAGTTTATATGAGGTTCCAAGGAACGCAAGCAGAGAGAGTTTTACGAGGTTTGGTTTTAATTATTCCGGTAATCCTACTTTGCTACGCCCTCAAGCTGCAAATCATTACCAGATTACTCGAGATTTTTTCACCTACTATATTAATAGGTTTGATTGTCATCTTTGCGCCAGAATTCAGGCGGGTACTAATGCAACTCGGTGGTAATCTATCTTTGGTTGACTACCTGCATATTGCAGAATCCAAGAAAAGCATCAACGATGCTTGTGATGAGATTATTCAATCACTTGCCAATCTCCAAAAAAACAAAATTGGCGCCTTGATTGCAATTGAAAAAGCCAATGTCGATAGATACTACATCAACCCCGGCAAAAGTCTTAATGCCACACTCAGCCAAGAATTACTGTTAACAATTCTCAATCCCAAGTCACCACTACATGATGGAGCGGTAATCCTAAAAGGCTTCACAGTGATTGCAGCTGGCGTCATCCTGCCTATGACTGAAAACCCTAAGCTCGATTGGCAGTATGGTACCAGGCATAGAGCGGCAATTGGTTTTAGTGAAATAACTGATTCATTGATTCTAGTTGTTTCTGAAGAAACCGGTGAGATATCCTCAGCCCAAGAAGGAAGATTGACAAGTTACGCAAATCCTGAATTATTACGCAACCGTATCCAAACTTTTTATTCAGAATTACTCAAAACAGAGAAGAAAAGCAGTAAAGTTGGTCAATACATTAATGACTTCTTTGCTAGTATCAAAGCTATAAAACAGGGAAAAGACGAGGATAAATCAGAGATTTCCGAAGAAATTGAATAA
- the tatC gene encoding twin-arginine translocase subunit TatC — protein sequence MPEPKHKREDYKAVREGGLLTDISEHLTELRNRLIISVIALLAIFILAFNFSHQIITILQALAPAGSSFFQIKPGELLMTSIKVSIFSSVVITMPLLLQQIEGFLRPGLKDKESNLLGPILISSPILFWLGMSFAYFFTLPSLLEFLLGFGQGLVEARYGLEHFINLELSILSICGISFQLPIVLISLAQFGIVSSKSLLRLWRYVILGAFVIAAVITPTPDPLTMSILAGALLGLFFLTILILKIMKR from the coding sequence ATGCCAGAACCAAAACACAAACGTGAAGACTATAAGGCTGTAAGAGAAGGTGGTCTACTCACAGATATCAGTGAACACCTGACAGAGTTGCGTAATCGATTAATCATCTCAGTAATTGCACTTCTTGCTATTTTCATACTTGCTTTTAATTTCTCTCATCAAATAATCACAATACTTCAAGCACTAGCTCCAGCAGGCTCAAGTTTTTTTCAAATCAAACCTGGTGAATTACTTATGACCAGCATCAAAGTTTCTATCTTTAGTTCTGTAGTAATCACCATGCCACTTTTACTACAACAAATAGAAGGCTTTCTTAGACCTGGTCTTAAAGACAAAGAATCAAATCTACTTGGTCCAATACTGATTAGCTCACCAATATTATTTTGGCTAGGAATGTCCTTTGCATATTTCTTCACATTACCTTCTTTGTTAGAATTCTTACTTGGTTTCGGTCAAGGACTAGTTGAAGCTCGCTATGGACTAGAACATTTTATCAATTTAGAGCTATCCATTCTCAGCATTTGTGGCATTAGTTTTCAACTACCGATTGTCTTAATCAGCCTGGCACAATTTGGTATTGTCAGCAGCAAAAGCCTGTTGCGTCTCTGGCGCTATGTGATACTTGGGGCATTTGTGATTGCAGCAGTGATCACCCCAACTCCTGACCCACTAACAATGAGCATCCTAGCCGGAGCTCTTCTTGGTTTGTTTTTCCTTACTATTTTGATTTTAAAGATAATGAAGCGCTAG
- the cimA gene encoding citramalate synthase: MRNIEIYDTTLRDGAQMRDISFSVNDKLKILEILDDLGITYVEGGWPGANPKDIDFFVEAAKLKLTTTKLTAFGSTRKANTKVNEDPILKALLRAETQIICIVAKSSAWQIDTTMQASLEQNLAMLNESIEYLRSEGREVFVDAEHFFDGYKTNPAYCKQFIETAAKAGASRMILCDTNGGSLPEDVYRITQEMVEAFAGASGIDFGIHAHNDSELAVANSIRAIRAGAIQVQGTINGYGERCGNANLLSIIPNLELKYSDDNLICLPKGNLNKLTKVAKQISEIANMNLNQSQPFVGDRAFTHKGGLHASAIAKDKTSYEHIDPASVGNFTRVVVSEQSGVSNILDWFNNNGFDFNSDNEAKETAQAVLTKLKELEHQGYSYENAAASFDLLVRQVLNETKPQSLPDFFSTIESNVRIVNGEQTEATVRVKIGDKEFHSASLGNGPANAMDQALRKSLRDFYPEIDNFHLLDFKVRILDSHLGTAAITKVQVTTGCAHVQDRPKKLADGASQVDSWDTIGVSPNIVKASWDAIVDSIIYGLIRERAKVKESQT, from the coding sequence ATGAGAAATATTGAGATCTACGATACAACACTTAGAGACGGCGCGCAGATGCGTGATATTTCTTTTAGTGTCAACGACAAACTAAAGATACTTGAAATCCTCGATGATCTTGGAATCACCTATGTAGAGGGTGGCTGGCCGGGAGCAAACCCCAAAGATATAGACTTCTTTGTTGAAGCAGCCAAGCTCAAACTAACTACCACTAAACTCACAGCCTTTGGTAGTACTCGCAAAGCCAATACCAAGGTGAACGAAGATCCTATACTCAAAGCATTACTGAGAGCTGAAACTCAAATCATTTGTATCGTTGCCAAAAGCTCTGCTTGGCAAATTGACACAACAATGCAAGCTAGCCTGGAACAAAACCTTGCAATGCTCAATGAAAGTATCGAATATCTAAGATCAGAAGGTAGAGAGGTTTTTGTCGATGCCGAGCATTTTTTTGATGGCTATAAAACTAATCCTGCATATTGCAAGCAATTTATCGAGACTGCAGCCAAAGCTGGAGCTAGTCGAATGATACTCTGTGACACCAATGGCGGTTCATTGCCTGAGGATGTTTATCGGATTACCCAAGAGATGGTAGAGGCTTTTGCTGGGGCTTCTGGCATAGATTTTGGGATTCATGCGCATAACGATAGCGAGCTTGCTGTCGCCAATAGTATACGTGCAATCCGAGCTGGTGCAATCCAAGTACAAGGCACCATCAATGGCTACGGTGAGCGTTGTGGTAATGCCAACTTACTTTCTATTATTCCAAACCTAGAACTTAAATACAGTGATGATAATTTAATTTGCTTACCAAAAGGCAACTTAAACAAACTCACCAAGGTTGCCAAACAAATCTCAGAAATCGCCAACATGAATCTCAATCAATCACAGCCTTTTGTCGGCGACAGAGCATTCACCCACAAGGGCGGTCTGCACGCAAGCGCAATTGCCAAGGATAAAACAAGTTACGAACATATAGACCCAGCGAGCGTTGGCAATTTCACTCGAGTTGTAGTTTCTGAACAATCTGGAGTGAGCAATATCCTTGACTGGTTCAACAACAATGGTTTTGATTTCAATTCTGACAACGAAGCAAAAGAAACTGCACAAGCAGTCCTCACCAAACTCAAAGAGCTTGAGCATCAAGGTTATAGCTACGAAAATGCAGCAGCCAGTTTTGATTTATTAGTGCGCCAAGTACTCAATGAAACCAAACCTCAATCATTACCAGATTTCTTTAGCACTATTGAATCCAATGTAAGAATCGTCAATGGTGAACAGACCGAAGCTACTGTAAGGGTTAAAATTGGAGACAAGGAATTTCATTCTGCTAGTCTTGGCAACGGTCCTGCAAATGCCATGGATCAAGCTTTACGTAAATCACTAAGAGATTTTTATCCAGAGATCGATAATTTTCATTTGCTTGATTTCAAAGTAAGGATTTTAGATAGTCACCTTGGTACTGCGGCAATAACCAAAGTTCAAGTCACTACTGGCTGCGCACATGTACAAGATCGTCCTAAGAAACTAGCCGATGGGGCTTCCCAGGTAGATTCATGGGATACCATTGGAGTTAGCCCAAACATAGTCAAAGCCAGCTGGGATGCAATCGTAGACAGTATTATATATGGTTTAATTAGAGAAAGAGCGAAGGTCAAGGAGAGCCAAACTTAA
- a CDS encoding response regulator transcription factor, translating to MNENQQKIFVVDDDPAILELVTSNLEMQGYSVESADNAIDGLALIQQNPPSLIILDLMMPNLDGFTACQRLRQNDKTKEIPVLMLTALSRTEDKVTGFDSGADDYLTKPFELAELFVRVRALLRRSGAITLAQSIPEILHAGDITLMPESREIKIDDRILRLTPIEFEVLHCLMQNHGQTVSPGTLLKEVWGYSPVDDVDTIRVHIRHLRSRIETGEKKYIKTVYGGGYQLIPDGFVKHAQTALA from the coding sequence ATGAACGAAAATCAACAAAAAATATTTGTAGTAGACGATGATCCAGCAATTCTTGAGCTGGTCACCTCTAATTTAGAGATGCAAGGATACTCTGTCGAATCAGCTGACAACGCTATTGATGGTCTTGCCCTAATTCAACAAAACCCACCAAGCCTAATTATTTTAGATTTGATGATGCCTAATCTTGACGGTTTTACAGCTTGTCAAAGACTTCGTCAAAACGACAAAACCAAAGAAATTCCTGTGCTTATGCTTACAGCTTTAAGCAGAACGGAAGACAAAGTTACTGGTTTTGATTCTGGTGCTGATGACTATTTAACTAAGCCCTTTGAGCTTGCAGAACTTTTTGTTAGAGTGAGAGCTCTTCTTAGAAGATCTGGTGCTATAACTTTGGCGCAATCAATCCCTGAAATTCTTCACGCTGGCGACATTACATTAATGCCTGAGTCACGTGAAATCAAGATTGATGACCGCATCCTAAGACTTACTCCAATTGAGTTTGAAGTTCTTCATTGCTTAATGCAAAACCATGGTCAAACAGTTAGTCCTGGAACTCTTCTTAAAGAAGTTTGGGGTTACTCACCTGTGGATGACGTAGATACTATTCGTGTTCATATCAGACATCTAAGATCTAGAATCGAAACTGGCGAGAAAAAATATATCAAAACTGTTTACGGTGGTGGATATCAATTAATTCCTGATGGTTTCGTGAAGCACGCTCAAACAGCTTTGGCTTAA
- a CDS encoding diaminopimelate decarboxylase — LTEPGRSIVGPAGITVYKVGNIKDIPNVRKYIAIDGGMADNARPIMYQAQYIAEIDGKDPNKDTELVTVAGKYCESGDVLIRDIELAKAAQDDILVVYSTGAYNYSMASNYNRATKPALVLVNNGQSHIMVQAEDIDDILRNDKMPVHLK, encoded by the coding sequence TTCTTACGGAGCCAGGCAGAAGCATAGTTGGTCCAGCTGGCATAACTGTGTATAAGGTAGGCAATATCAAAGACATCCCCAATGTCCGCAAATATATTGCCATTGATGGCGGAATGGCGGATAACGCAAGACCGATAATGTATCAGGCACAATACATTGCAGAAATTGATGGCAAAGATCCAAACAAAGACACTGAGCTAGTTACCGTCGCTGGTAAGTACTGCGAGTCTGGCGATGTATTAATTCGTGACATCGAGCTAGCTAAAGCAGCGCAAGATGACATCCTTGTTGTTTATTCAACTGGCGCTTACAACTACAGCATGGCTTCAAACTATAACCGCGCTACCAAACCTGCTTTGGTCCTAGTCAATAATGGTCAATCTCATATCATGGTTCAGGCTGAGGATATTGATGATATTTTGCGGAATGACAAGATGCCAGTGCATTTGAAATAG